A genome region from Coffea arabica cultivar ET-39 chromosome 7e, Coffea Arabica ET-39 HiFi, whole genome shotgun sequence includes the following:
- the LOC113701732 gene encoding putative late blight resistance protein homolog R1A-3 — protein sequence MIMEIPSSSNANCFDYLQSHHVSSSTSTSCFDLALDFLAERRVFKDVEKRVRLMKTCFLYVKKCRRRRNHEALLEHDREDRCNIMSENLRRSIICFRIQDVAIRMIQELQPIYFEFISTDYLLDFDIVERTATRSKEKMKMLLETDLKKSCAAIFIDYYSPEDPRLVMDLIMCLIENLNCVLRAGELRDTLRNRLKLLRNLICFVTMQGLECSQLTDLLTYTVVAAGSLISICLSDYDDEQAVNRMESEIYQLIHEKINLHDLQVRETFVHALTASKKQPRSSYDLALQKNDDPVVGQFIGSLCYYLIDLLGSYASFQVPVKDQILKLHEGLRYLDILLKQEEKLGDEIKDLIRVAVSDVGILTFSLSVNEIKEGLPEETDLGVFHLHKVLKYMVAEVAQNYPLKSPYSSFNYPRPNELGCMDSFLENLKELARCDEADDSIGFQHHRIQVIQNDLVFLRSFLENIKEQCYQNGKLQAFWSHVMEAAYKAELLIDLALVGDKCEDSLDAVSRDINLLKIEALEIHNGQTQRVNKTSLHIPSQLAAAMHDEDLVGLDDEVETITHRLTRGSKQLDVVPIVGMPGLGKTTLAHKVYNAPSVRSHFHVHGWCRVSQTCSKHSLLVQLLCSVDSRSPDEYLKEDENNLANKLRQVLLRSRYLLFLDDLWDVEAWNLLEKSLPNDANGSRILFTSRYQNLSLHFKPNSEPHHLRHLTDEESWTLLQRKLFGMEDCPPALSEVGSQISKLCQGLPLAVVLIAGILATTAQDSWEEVAKSLSSMVLEDEYCMKALELSYSHLPDYLKPCLLYFAAFQEDEVINVRRLLRLWISERFVQQTEGKSLKEAAYDYLTTLINRSLVMAVRQRNVGGAKYCLLHDLVHEFCVKKAKEESFLYAIHSWNPLCLTGPSNPHRVCVSNARELKIWELTLIFPNLRSLILFGQDDFKHEEEDLGILLPKLLRVLDIRNLDFRYSFPMEVVLLVHLRYLALKRIPYIPSAIANLSRLETLIVEDPFGTELPSTIWNIKTLSHLRVLNYDEAWPMGFIFPLGNLEGSPDLDHLDTLHLAIDPSPQSLQKILRKLPSLRRLKCMERWNSSREATRNCNEILEFDGLSQLESLHLFRFHGCGFKFPLNLKKLVLSHNRQPWSEISTIGKLPNLEVLKLLEDCFVGEEWVMKEGEFLKLRVLKLSELEFRNWTAFSDNFSRLEKLVLHSCEELEKVPSCLGECETLEMIEVKECPESVVDSVKQIQQEQIDMGNEVLKIEIDEYDTSISSEE from the coding sequence ATGATAATGGAGATCCCCTCCAGCAGTAACGCCAATTGCTTTGATTATCTGCAGTCGCATCACGTCTCCTCCAGCACTAGCACTAGTTGCTTTGATCTTGCTTTAGATTTTCTAGCCGAGCGCCGGGTCTTCAAGGACGTGGAGAAGAGGGTAAGATTAATGAAAACCTGTTTTCTGTATGTCAAAAAGTGTAGGAGGAGGAGGAACCACGAAGCGCTTTTGGAGCATGATCGCGAGGACAGGTGTAATATTATGTCTGAAAATTTGAGACGTAGTATTATTTGCTTCAGAATTCAAGATGTGGCTATCAGGATGATTCAAGAACTTCAGCctatttattttgaatttattaGTACTGATTATCTCTTAGATTTTGACATCGTTGAAAGGACGGCTACCAGATCCaaggaaaagatgaaaatgCTTCTTGAGACAGATCTCAAGAAATCATGCGCCGCCATCTTCATCGACTATTACTCACCAGAAGATCCACGACTAGTTATGGATCTTATTATGTGCCTTATAGAGAATCTGAATTGCGTTTTACGTGCTGGGGAGCTAAGGGATACACTTAGAAATAGGCTAAAACTCTTAAGGAATCTCATTTGCTTTGTGACAATGCAAGGTCTTGAATGTTCGCAACTGACAGATCTCTTGACTTACACTGTAGTTGCAGCTGGAAGCCTGATTTCTATATGTCTGTCTGACTATGATGATGAACAAGCGGTCAATCGAATGGAATCTGAAATTTATCAGCTGATACACGAGAAGATCAATCTTCATGATCTACAAGTTCGAGAAACTTTTGTCCATGCCCTGACAGCTTCAAAGAAACAACCGAGATCATCATATGATTTAGCCCTTCAGAAGAATGACGATCCAGTGGTAGGCCAGTTTATTGGTTCTCTCTGCTATTATCTTATAGATCTACTAGGATCTTATGCCAGTTTTCAGGTTCCAGTGAAGGATCAAATACTGAAACTCCATGAGGGATTAAGATACCTGGATATCCTTCTTAAACAGGAGGAGAAACTAGGTGATGAAATAAAGGATCTTATTCGAGTTGCGGTCTCTGATGTAGGAATTTTGACCTTCTCCCTTTCTGTTAATGAAATCAAAGAAGGCTTGCCTGAGGAAACAGATCTTGGGGTGTTTCATTTGCACAAAGTTCTCAAATATATGGTGGCAGAGGTTGCACAAAATTATCCACTAAAATCACCATATTCATCATTTAATTATCCTAGACCCAATGAGTTGGGCTGTATGGATTCTTTCCTAGAAAATCTCAAGGAACTAGCAAGGTGTGATGAGGCTGATGATTCAATTGGTTTTCAACATCATAGAATCCAAGTGATCCAAAACGATCTCGTATTCTTAAGATCTTTCCTGGAAAATATCAAGGAGCAGTGCTATCAGAATGGAAAACTTCAAGCTTTCTGGAGTCATGTTATGGAGGCTGCATACAAGGCAGAGTTACTGATTGACTTGGCACTTGTTGGTGATAAATGTGAAGATTCTTTGGATGCTGTTTCTAGAGATATCAATCTTTTGAAGATTGAGGCCCTTGAGATCCATAATGGTCAAACCCAAAGAGTTAACAAGACTTCCCTTCACATACCGTCACAACTTGCTGCCGCCATGCACGACGAAGATCTGGTAGGTCTTGACGACGAGGTGGAAACTATTACTCATCGGCTTACGAGAGGATCCAAGCAATTGGATGTTGTTCCCATTGTGGGTATGCCAGGCCTTGGTAAGACCACATTAGCCCACAAAGTTTATAATGCTCCTTCAGTTAGGTCACATTTCCATGTTCATGGTTGGTGTCGTGTTTCTCAAACGTGTAGTAAACACAGTTTGTTAGTTCAACTTTTGTGTAGTGTTGATTCTAGGAGTCCAGATGAATATCTTAAGGAGGATGAAAATAATTTGGCTAACAAGCTAAGGCAGGTTTTGCTGAGAAGTAGGTATCTCCTTTTTTTGGATGACTTGTGGGATGTTGAGGCATGGAATTTGTTGGAAAAATCACTACCGAATGATGCCAATGGAAGCAGGATTCTCTTCACCAGTAGATACCAGAATTTATCTTTGCATTTCAAACCTAATAGCGAGCCTCACCATCTCCGCCATCTTACTGACGAAGAGAGTTGGACATTGCTGCAGAGAAAGCTATTTGGCATGGAAGATTGTCCTCCCGCGCTAAGTGAAGTTGGATCTCAAATATCAAAACTTTGTCAGGGCTTACCCCTCGCAGTTGTCCTTATTGCTGGAATTCTTGCTACTACTGCACAAGATAGTTGGGAAGAAGTTGCAAAAAGTCTAAGTTCTATGGTCCTTGAGGATGAATACTGCATGAAGGCACTTGAGCTGAGTTATAGTCATTTACCAGATTATTTGAAGCCATGCCTTCTGTACTTTGCTGCATTTCAAGAAGATGAGGTTATTAATGTGCGAAGGTTGTTACGGCTTTGGATCTCTGAAAGATTCGTGCAACAAACTGAAGGAAAGAGCTTAAAGGAAGCAGCTTATGACTACTTGACGACTCTAATTAATAGAAGTTTAGTTATGGCTGTCAGACAAAGAAATGTGGGTGGTGCCAAATACTGTCTACTTCACGATTTGGTACACGAGTTTTGTGTGAAAAAAGCCAAAGAAGAAAGTTTTCTATATGCTATTCATAGTTGGAACCCTCTTTGTCTTACTGGACCAAGCAACCCCCACCGAGTTTGTGTTTCCAATGCCAGGGAATTGAAGATTTGGGAGTTAACGCTTATTTTTCCCAATTTACGctctttgatcttgtttggacaAGATGATTTTAAACATGAAGAGGAGGATTTGGGTATTTTGTTACCTAAACTTCTCAGAGTGTTGGATATTAGGAATTTGGACTTTCGTTATTCTTTTCCAATGGAAGTAGTATTGCTTGTTCACTTGAGATACCTGGCGCTCAAACGAATACCATACATCCCATCTGCGATAGCCAATCTCTCAAGGTTAGAAACTCTCATCGTAGAAGATCCGTTTGGTACTGAGCTGCCAAGTACTATTTGGAACATTAAGACATTGAGTCATCTACGTGTTTTAAATTATGATGAAGCATGGCCaatgggttttatttttccactTGGAAATCTTGAAGGATCCCCAGATTTAGATCATTTAGACACTTTACACCTTGCAattgatccctcccctcaaagCTTGCAAAAGATACTGAGAAAGTTACCAAGCCTTCGCAGGTTAAAATGTATGGAACGCTGGAACAGCTCAAGAGAAGCTACCAGAAATTGCAACGAGATTCTTGAATTTGACGGTTTGAGTCAACTGGAATCACTTCATTTGTTTCGTTTTCATGGATGTGGATTTAAATTCCCgttgaatttgaaaaagttggttCTCTCACATAATCGTCAGCCATGGAGTgaaatttcaacaattggaaagTTGCCCAATCTTGAAGTGCTTAAATTACTTGAGGACTGCTTTGTTGGGGAAGAATGGGTAATGAAAGAAGGGGAGTTCCTTAAACTCCGAGTCTTAAAATTGTCGGAATTAGAATTTCGCAACTGGACTGCATTTTCTGATAATTTTTCCCGCCTTGAGAAATTGGTCTTGCACTCGTGTGAGGAGCTGGAAAAGGTCCCTTCCTGTTTAGGGGAGTGTGAGACGcttgaaatgattgaggtgaaaGAGTGTCCTGAGTCTGTTGTAGATTCTGTAAAGCAAATTCAACAAGAGCAGATAGATATGGGAAATGAGGTTCTAAAGATAGAAATTGATGAGTATGATACATCCATTTCCTCAGAAGAATAG